From Leptospira sp. WS58.C1, one genomic window encodes:
- a CDS encoding toxin-antitoxin system HicB family antitoxin, translating to MKTKASVLTIRIPSELKHKIERVAEEQGVSINQLALYAFTKEIQDMETSQYFEKYYKGKSKKQIFSDFREVLSTIKSKGSVPDWDKL from the coding sequence ATGAAGACTAAAGCAAGTGTTTTAACGATTCGGATCCCCTCTGAACTAAAACATAAAATTGAAAGAGTAGCGGAAGAACAGGGTGTATCAATAAATCAATTAGCTTTATATGCTTTTACGAAAGAAATTCAAGACATGGAGACTTCTCAATATTTTGAAAAATATTATAAAGGTAAAAGTAAGAAGCAAATTTTCTCTGACTTTCGTGAAGTTCTTTCTACGATAAAAAGCAAAGGATCCGTTCCGGACTGGGACAAATTATAA
- a CDS encoding PIN domain-containing protein, with protein MILVDTSVWIEFFRGNDPYFSELKDLIESSEVIVHEVVFGELLQGCKNKNEVSFILEYWENLNTLTSEGSFLSAGKLSFENKHIDKGIGLIDSVLINEVRSKKLQLWTLDKKILKVLDKKEIYSGRGKHVG; from the coding sequence ATGATTCTTGTAGATACGTCTGTTTGGATCGAATTCTTCCGGGGAAATGACCCTTATTTCAGTGAATTAAAGGATCTTATTGAATCATCAGAAGTGATAGTTCATGAAGTTGTCTTTGGTGAATTGCTCCAAGGATGTAAAAATAAGAACGAAGTATCTTTTATCTTAGAATATTGGGAAAATCTAAATACCTTAACTTCAGAGGGTAGTTTTTTATCAGCAGGTAAGCTTTCATTTGAAAACAAGCATATTGATAAAGGCATAGGATTAATTGATTCAGTTCTTATTAATGAAGTTAGAAGTAAGAAACTTCAACTTTGGACATTAGATAAAAAGATTCTCAAAGTATTAGATAAGAAAGAAATTTATTCGGGTCGAGGCAAGCACGTCGGCTAA
- a CDS encoding DUF4238 domain-containing protein: MPEYKKAHFVPVSYLKLFSGNQVTFHSYNVDRNVFMANIAVANQCQKDYLYGKEKEIEELLGKQEESFVRLLKAINQDPSKSSILSDDNVFLQIITMLNLQYTRTLDNIRNQSVLKNEFRKIKEKRIKNHDDAISDAPIQLHSLKALMDGIECAVLALDLKLTIIQNDSDTKFITSDAPVIIYNLLFEKYLEKRAFGIASKGLLVFYPISPNVLIMLYDPNIYLLEAGNEIVEKITTDDVEFLNGLQVANCSNNVYFRDESEKLKVGEIVKRFSKNRVIKAKVEEIITPGSTPEKGSSKIKTVLEKPYVDLDLSFLRILENKVKEYIGDFPPENPEEITQTLVRNQELLDYQNKKQKVQLLMSLLKETSLE; this comes from the coding sequence ATGCCTGAATATAAAAAAGCTCATTTCGTTCCGGTAAGTTATCTGAAGTTGTTTTCAGGAAATCAGGTTACGTTTCATTCATATAATGTTGATCGCAATGTTTTCATGGCGAATATTGCTGTAGCCAACCAATGTCAAAAAGATTATTTATATGGAAAAGAAAAGGAAATCGAAGAATTATTGGGTAAACAAGAAGAATCATTTGTTCGCCTATTGAAGGCAATAAATCAGGACCCTAGTAAGTCCTCGATATTGTCTGATGATAATGTCTTCCTCCAAATCATTACAATGCTAAATCTTCAATATACTCGAACTTTAGATAATATTCGTAATCAAAGTGTATTGAAAAATGAATTCAGGAAGATTAAAGAAAAGCGAATTAAAAACCATGATGACGCAATTAGTGATGCTCCTATTCAGCTGCATTCCTTAAAAGCTCTTATGGATGGTATCGAATGCGCGGTTCTTGCTTTAGATTTGAAATTAACTATAATACAAAATGATTCTGATACAAAGTTTATAACGAGTGATGCCCCAGTAATTATATATAATCTTTTGTTTGAAAAATATTTGGAAAAACGTGCTTTTGGAATAGCAAGCAAAGGTCTCTTAGTTTTCTATCCGATTTCTCCGAATGTCCTCATTATGCTTTATGATCCAAATATTTACTTGTTAGAAGCGGGAAATGAAATAGTTGAAAAGATTACTACAGATGATGTCGAATTTCTCAACGGGTTACAGGTAGCGAATTGTTCAAATAATGTTTATTTTAGAGATGAATCTGAAAAGCTCAAAGTCGGCGAAATTGTTAAAAGGTTTAGCAAGAATAGGGTAATAAAAGCGAAAGTTGAGGAGATAATAACTCCAGGTAGTACTCCTGAAAAAGGTAGTTCCAAAATTAAAACTGTGTTGGAAAAACCTTATGTTGACCTCGATCTTTCGTTTCTTCGAATTCTCGAAAATAAAGTTAAAGAGTACATAGGCGACTTTCCTCCTGAGAATCCAGAAGAAATAACGCAAACGCTAGTTAGAAACCAAGAGCTGTTAGATTATCAAAATAAAAAACAGAAAGTTCAGCTCTTAATGTCATTGCTTAAAGAAACTAGCCTTGAATAG
- a CDS encoding DUF2191 domain-containing protein: MKVTAILPDDLIAEVQKYSGGKNITDSLQKALSEWLKQTKIRNLNAKLHKSPLSFQEGFSGENIRNLNRNR, translated from the coding sequence ATGAAAGTGACTGCGATATTGCCAGATGATCTAATTGCTGAGGTTCAAAAGTATTCCGGAGGTAAAAACATAACTGATTCCCTCCAGAAAGCTCTCTCAGAGTGGTTAAAACAGACCAAAATAAGGAATCTGAATGCTAAGCTACATAAATCTCCACTTTCGTTCCAGGAAGGCTTTTCTGGGGAAAATATCCGTAATCTGAACCGTAACAGATGA
- a CDS encoding type II toxin-antitoxin system RelE/ParE family toxin, with product MIKSFGDKETEKIFHQEFSKKIPPEIQSRVLIKLLILENAEKEEDLKSPPANRFEHLKGNLKNYCSIRINDQWRITFKFSEGNCFDVSIVDYH from the coding sequence ATGATCAAATCTTTTGGAGATAAAGAGACTGAAAAGATCTTCCACCAAGAATTTTCAAAGAAAATACCTCCGGAAATACAAAGTAGGGTATTAATCAAACTTCTTATCTTGGAAAATGCTGAAAAAGAAGAAGACTTAAAAAGCCCTCCAGCTAATAGATTTGAACATTTAAAAGGTAACTTAAAGAATTATTGTTCTATTAGGATAAATGACCAGTGGAGAATTACATTCAAATTCTCTGAAGGAAATTGTTTTGATGTCTCTATAGTTGATTATCATTGA
- a CDS encoding type II toxin-antitoxin system RelE family toxin translates to MSAEYKIAETEQFQSKLKDRQFSHLQKKLTDYVYPILKKNPFFGPNIKKLKGEFDGLYRYRIGKYRLFYLIKDNELLVIFVDVDQRKDSYK, encoded by the coding sequence TTGTCCGCTGAATATAAAATAGCGGAGACCGAACAATTTCAAAGTAAACTCAAAGATCGTCAGTTTTCTCATCTTCAGAAGAAATTAACAGATTACGTCTATCCAATCCTAAAAAAGAATCCATTCTTTGGACCGAATATCAAAAAGCTGAAAGGGGAGTTTGACGGTCTTTATAGATATCGTATTGGTAAGTATCGTTTGTTCTATTTGATTAAAGATAACGAACTATTAGTAATATTTGTTGATGTAGATCAAAGAAAAGATAGCTACAAGTAG
- a CDS encoding DUF4238 domain-containing protein yields MTEPQHIVRYQHYVSRFYLRRFANSEGVIEAYNLLDKRMEKAKGPKGICSEYFFYALETGSEDDVSQVVELAFKVLEDYISNNLDEIVTKLLISDKLTDDKKQVLSLLISMLHFRGPQMRNFTQRLYKSMLVNTFGRLVERKGMAEVQREIGELSGITLPEMKDEEKEKLSEQILSLEVNNKPHLELFEDIPIFANFFQAQNWKIYVSRSEAKFITSDQPVVLQDPENWPPAFGVPLLAKSCFFTLTPEILITTNYSLSGENGKTEIEVIESGNEEQVFQFNLKIASGSKKCIFSVRKGELNTVATSLEV; encoded by the coding sequence ATGACTGAACCGCAACACATAGTAAGATATCAGCATTATGTTTCACGATTCTATTTGAGGAGATTCGCAAATAGTGAAGGTGTAATTGAAGCATACAATCTTTTAGACAAAAGAATGGAAAAAGCGAAAGGACCAAAGGGAATTTGTTCTGAATACTTTTTTTATGCTTTAGAAACTGGTAGCGAGGATGATGTTAGCCAAGTCGTAGAGTTAGCATTCAAGGTGCTCGAGGATTACATTTCGAATAATCTTGATGAAATCGTGACAAAGCTTCTTATTTCAGATAAGCTTACTGATGATAAAAAGCAAGTGCTATCTTTGTTGATTAGTATGCTCCATTTTCGAGGACCGCAAATGAGAAACTTTACGCAAAGATTGTATAAATCAATGTTAGTAAATACATTTGGTAGATTGGTCGAAAGAAAGGGAATGGCTGAAGTTCAAAGGGAAATTGGAGAATTATCAGGGATTACTCTGCCAGAGATGAAAGATGAGGAGAAGGAAAAACTTTCTGAACAAATTTTATCTTTAGAAGTAAATAATAAGCCTCATTTAGAACTTTTTGAAGATATTCCTATCTTCGCAAATTTCTTCCAGGCGCAAAACTGGAAGATCTATGTTTCTCGATCTGAAGCAAAATTCATTACTTCTGATCAACCTGTTGTCTTACAGGATCCCGAAAATTGGCCTCCAGCCTTTGGGGTTCCGTTATTGGCAAAATCTTGTTTCTTTACTCTGACTCCAGAAATATTGATAACAACTAATTATTCTTTGTCGGGAGAGAATGGAAAAACTGAAATAGAAGTAATTGAAAGTGGCAATGAAGAACAGGTTTTTCAATTTAATCTCAAAATAGCTTCCGGCAGTAAGAAGTGCATCTTTTCTGTTCGTAAGGGAGAATTGAATACTGTAGCTACTTCCCTCGAGGTATAA
- a CDS encoding CopG family transcriptional regulator: MSKTITLRIEDPIYDIFKKAAEGERRTISNFVENAAIQYLTNEFYASDEEMDEILSDKQLISSLKKGLKEVAQGKYKVVR, encoded by the coding sequence ATGTCTAAGACAATTACATTGCGTATTGAAGATCCGATCTACGATATATTTAAGAAAGCCGCCGAAGGCGAAAGGCGTACTATTTCGAACTTTGTTGAAAATGCTGCCATTCAGTATCTTACAAATGAGTTTTATGCCTCAGATGAAGAGATGGATGAAATTCTTTCAGATAAACAGCTCATTTCATCCTTGAAAAAGGGACTGAAAGAAGTAGCTCAAGGAAAATATAAAGTTGTCCGCTGA
- a CDS encoding BrnA antitoxin family protein has protein sequence MKVRKKIPHLKSESSEIEFWSKNDSADYIDYSKAKRVSFPNLKPTTKMISLRLPESLIDRLKVMANKKDIPYQSLIKLLLSDKVEEELKKIG, from the coding sequence ATGAAAGTTCGTAAGAAAATTCCCCATCTAAAATCTGAAAGTTCAGAAATAGAATTTTGGTCAAAGAATGACTCTGCTGATTACATCGATTATTCTAAAGCCAAAAGGGTTTCGTTCCCGAATTTAAAACCAACTACCAAAATGATTTCATTGCGATTGCCGGAGTCTTTAATTGATAGGTTAAAGGTAATGGCGAATAAAAAAGATATTCCATATCAATCACTTATCAAACTTCTTCTTTCTGACAAAGTAGAAGAGGAACTAAAGAAGATCGGATAG
- a CDS encoding HigA family addiction module antitoxin — protein sequence MKTKRIPTPTVSQILREEFLDPLEVTPYRLAKELHVSTSTVLEILHDKRKITVDMSLRLAKFFGMSDKFWINLQNDLEIRKQKEKLKLKLDSIQTLQRTG from the coding sequence ATGAAAACAAAAAGAATTCCTACACCAACAGTCTCTCAAATTCTTAGAGAGGAGTTTTTGGATCCGTTAGAGGTAACACCATATAGACTCGCAAAAGAGCTACATGTTTCAACCTCTACAGTATTAGAGATCCTGCATGATAAGCGTAAAATCACAGTAGATATGTCTTTGAGATTAGCTAAGTTTTTTGGAATGTCCGATAAGTTTTGGATAAATCTTCAAAATGATTTAGAAATAAGGAAACAGAAAGAAAAGCTAAAGCTCAAATTAGATAGTATTCAAACGCTACAAAGAACGGGCTGA
- a CDS encoding GNAT family N-acetyltransferase, whose protein sequence is MELPSYEDYYLKSIFDTDLEKFQCDSRLESYFKEDAKDTETELIAKTYFLHKQSAANPLVGFSISNNAINANIDLDMGIVHKARYKTYPAVLIGRFATHKDYLGQGYGLLALDLIKNWFITNNKTGCRFIVVDSRKDALDFYAKAGFEEYPEESPNVNNKFLYFDLKAYQEQMRRLFH, encoded by the coding sequence ATGGAGTTACCCTCTTACGAGGATTATTATCTTAAATCGATCTTTGATACGGATCTTGAAAAGTTCCAGTGTGATTCAAGGTTAGAATCATATTTTAAGGAAGATGCTAAAGATACCGAAACCGAGTTAATTGCTAAAACTTATTTTTTACATAAACAATCAGCGGCTAATCCATTAGTTGGTTTTTCTATTAGCAATAACGCAATTAATGCTAACATTGATTTAGATATGGGTATTGTTCACAAAGCTCGTTATAAAACTTATCCTGCCGTTTTAATTGGAAGGTTTGCAACTCATAAAGATTATTTGGGGCAGGGATATGGTTTACTCGCTCTCGATCTTATTAAGAACTGGTTTATTACGAATAATAAAACGGGCTGTCGCTTTATAGTTGTGGACTCTCGAAAAGATGCATTAGATTTTTATGCGAAGGCAGGCTTTGAGGAATACCCAGAAGAGTCGCCTAACGTAAATAATAAATTTCTTTATTTCGATTTAAAAGCTTATCAAGAACAAATGAGACGGCTCTTTCATTAA
- a CDS encoding putative toxin-antitoxin system toxin component, PIN family: MKIVLDTNVLYQALRAESGASRAILKLIFDQKIKLSVSTPVFKEYEEVLKRDTSKKDLGIKDKDIKKILSFIAYVGFAQTIYYSFRPNLRDEDDNHFVELAIASNADYLVTSNIKDYLVGSNLKLEDLKIVTPSEFMKIWREKNED, translated from the coding sequence TTGAAAATTGTCTTAGATACTAATGTTTTATACCAAGCCTTACGGGCTGAATCAGGAGCTTCTCGGGCAATTTTAAAATTAATCTTTGATCAGAAGATCAAGCTTAGTGTATCAACTCCAGTATTTAAAGAATACGAAGAAGTGTTGAAAAGAGATACTTCTAAAAAGGATTTGGGAATCAAAGATAAGGATATTAAGAAAATTTTAAGTTTTATTGCATATGTAGGTTTTGCTCAGACGATTTATTATTCATTTCGCCCGAATTTGCGAGATGAGGATGATAATCACTTTGTCGAACTTGCTATTGCATCGAATGCGGATTACTTAGTAACAAGCAATATTAAAGATTATTTAGTTGGTAGTAATTTAAAATTAGAAGATTTGAAAATTGTTACACCATCTGAATTTATGAAGATATGGAGGGAAAAGAATGAAGACTAA
- a CDS encoding tyrosine-type recombinase/integrase: MILDMRLRGYSESTIESYTDCMTRLTKEYMISPLKLRPKQVYDFFIKLKENKASESYLRIFYSAVTLFYKIENKSYMTKSIHLPKRVQRIPAVMNKSEVKLFLSECRSLQERTVFSILYSSGIRGSELINLKIPDIDFERKTIFISKSKTRKQRYTILSDQAANLLKNYIITYQPKDFLFYGFRDKSSHVSMRWLQASFQRIVKRAGITKKVQVHTFRHSFATHLMETGNNLIYIQKLLGHTFLSSTLLYLHADSSTFLKTISPLESISLKHIGSFGNQQQRSFDFAI; the protein is encoded by the coding sequence ATGATTTTAGACATGAGACTAAGAGGATACAGTGAAAGCACAATCGAATCATATACAGATTGTATGACTCGTCTAACAAAAGAATATATGATATCGCCTCTAAAATTGAGACCAAAACAAGTTTATGACTTCTTTATTAAACTAAAAGAAAACAAAGCCTCAGAGTCTTATCTACGAATTTTTTACAGTGCTGTTACTCTTTTCTATAAAATTGAAAATAAATCATATATGACAAAATCAATTCATCTGCCAAAAAGAGTGCAACGAATACCCGCCGTCATGAATAAATCTGAAGTGAAATTATTCCTTTCAGAATGCAGATCACTCCAAGAACGAACTGTATTTTCAATACTATATTCCTCTGGAATTAGAGGAAGTGAATTAATTAATCTGAAAATCCCAGACATCGACTTCGAAAGAAAGACAATCTTTATCTCCAAATCAAAGACTAGAAAACAACGATATACTATTTTATCAGATCAAGCGGCTAACCTTTTGAAGAACTATATTATAACATATCAACCGAAGGATTTTCTTTTCTACGGCTTTAGAGATAAAAGTTCACATGTCAGTATGCGTTGGCTGCAAGCTTCATTCCAAAGAATTGTCAAAAGAGCCGGGATAACAAAGAAGGTCCAAGTTCATACTTTTAGGCATTCGTTTGCTACTCATCTTATGGAAACTGGGAATAATCTGATTTATATCCAAAAGTTACTTGGACATACCTTCTTGTCTAGCACTCTGCTTTATTTACATGCAGATTCTAGTACTTTTTTAAAGACAATAAGTCCCTTGGAGTCAATTAGCTTAAAACATATTGGATCCTTTGGAAATCAACAGCAAAGATCATTCGATTTCGCTATATAG
- a CDS encoding BrnT family toxin: MEFPDFSQITGFDWDAGNIEKNWKKHKVKPGEIEEIFFNDPLVVVPDNYHSGKEERYIVLGITNAGRKLFAVITIRGDKIRPISVRDMTPRERKIYESS, encoded by the coding sequence ATGGAATTTCCCGATTTTAGCCAAATTACCGGTTTTGATTGGGATGCTGGAAATATAGAAAAGAATTGGAAAAAACATAAAGTAAAGCCGGGCGAGATTGAAGAAATTTTCTTTAATGATCCCTTAGTTGTAGTGCCAGACAATTATCATTCAGGAAAAGAAGAGCGATATATCGTCTTAGGAATTACTAACGCAGGTAGAAAGTTATTTGCTGTAATAACGATCCGAGGTGATAAGATTAGGCCTATTTCAGTTCGAGATATGACTCCAAGGGAAAGAAAGATTTATGAAAGTTCGTAA